The stretch of DNA CGTCGATGTCGACTCCCTGGCCGACTACGTCGCCACGCAGAACCTGCTGCTGAACTTCGACGACATGGCGGGCCCCGGAAAGAACTACCTGCTCTGGTACGACCTCGGCACCAAGAAGTTCTCCGTCCTGGGCTGGGACTTCAACATGACCTTCAGTGGGGACGCGACGGTCGGCCCGGACGACTCGATCGGCATGGGCGGCGGCATGGGTGGTGGCATGCCCGGCGGCGACGCGGGTGCCGAGGGCGCCGGGGCGGCCACGGGCAGGACCGGCCAGAGCGCCAAGGCGGGCCAGCCCGCGCAGGGCGGCCCACCCGCGCAGGGCGGCCCACCCGCGCAGGGCGGCCAGGCCGACCAAGGCGGCAAAGGTGGCAGCGGCGACAAGGGAAGCGGCAAGGGCGGCAACGGCGACAAGGGCGGCTTCTCCGGTCACGCCTTGAAAACCAAGTTCCTCGCCGCCGACGCTCTCGACGGCGTGTACAAGAAGGCGTACCAGGCGTTGTCCGAGAAGTGGTACGGCTCCGGCACGGCCGCGAAGGAACTGAAGGCTGTCGCCGCGCAGGCCCGTCTCGCGGGGATCTCCTCCAAGGAGCTGGACAGTGCGGTGACCAAGTTGGAAAAGACCGTCGCCGACCGTACGAAAGCCCTGGCCAAGGCGTAGAAGGTGACCGGCTGACTGTTTCCGGGTATCCCGGATTCCCCGTCGTCCCGGGCGCCCCGCTCCTCCGGAAGCTTCGACAGGGAGCGGGCCGCCCGGAATCCGGACGACGGGCCCTCGACTGCGGCCCCTTCGCACATCTCACGTACAGGATCCCCGTCTAGCATCGCGCCGTACGACCAGGAGCCGCCTCACCGCGGCGCCGCCCGCACGTATCGCGAGGTGTCAGTACGTGATCGCCCAGCGCAGCCTCACGCGCACGCCCGCCGCCGGGCGCACCGTCCTGGTCGTGGAGGACGACGCCAGCATCCGCACGCTGCTCACCTCCGCGCTCAGCGCGGCCGGCTACGCCGTGGTGAGCGCGGTCGGCGGACAGGAGGCCATGGCCGAGGCGGCCAGCCGCAGGCCGGACCTGATCGTCCTCGACGTCATGCTGCCCGACACCGACGGATTCCAGCTCACCCGTGACCTGCGTGCGCGGGGTGTCTACACGCCGGTGCTGTTCCTCACCGCCAGGGACGGTGTCGAGGACCGCATCATCGGCCTCAGCTCCGGCGGCGACGACTACGTCACCAAACCTTTCCACGTCCAGGAGGTGCTGCTGCGCATCCGGGCCATCCTGCGCCGCAGCAGCGCCCCCGCCTCGACCAAGGGCGTCCGCCCGCCTCTGCGCTACGCCGACCTCACCCTGGACGAGGACACCCGTGACGTACGACGCGCGGACCGCCCGCTGAAGCTGTCGCCGACCGAGTTCCGGCTCCTGGCCTGCCTGCTGGCCAGGCCCGAGCGTGTACTGGAGAAG from Streptomyces tsukubensis encodes:
- a CDS encoding response regulator transcription factor, which encodes MIAQRSLTRTPAAGRTVLVVEDDASIRTLLTSALSAAGYAVVSAVGGQEAMAEAASRRPDLIVLDVMLPDTDGFQLTRDLRARGVYTPVLFLTARDGVEDRIIGLSSGGDDYVTKPFHVQEVLLRIRAILRRSSAPASTKGVRPPLRYADLTLDEDTRDVRRADRPLKLSPTEFRLLACLLARPERVLEKAEILQQVWRYDFSGDTRIVDTYVKNLRRKIDRDPPQLIHTVRGVGYCLRLPRDETRTGAR